The genomic segment CTTGTCTTTTGATCTTCTGAGCTCGGGCTTTATCCTCAGGGAGCTCATGGTTCGTAATATACGCGATCAGTGGTGTCATCCATGAATCTTCAGGCATGGGTGATGCTTCTTCCTCCGTAGAGAGAACCAGCCGAGTAATATGCAACATCTCCCGGGTATTAACTTCTGATAAAGAAGCAGCCATTTTAGCCAAAGCGTCTGCCTCACTGTTTTCTTCTCGGGGTACttgttcaatactccaatccaTGAAGCTTTCTGCTTGGGCTCGAATGAGCCGTAAATATTTAAGCATCTTGTCATCCTTAGCCTCATAAATGCCCTTTATTTGTTGAGTGATGAGCTGTGAATTAGAATATAGAATAATCCGAGAAGCTCCAACTTCCCGGGCAGCTCGAATACCTGCAAGAACAGCCTCATACTCAGCTTCATTATTGGTTATCCGGGAATCAATTCTTAATGCTAATTTGACCTTTTCTCCCAAGGGAGACACTAATACCACCCCTACTCCGCACCCCATCAGGCTAGATGCCCCATCAACTGATACTTTCCATACCTCCTCCTCACTGGGCTGGATCATTTCAGATAAGAAATCTGACAAAGCCTGTGCTTTAATGGCCATTCGGGGCTTGTACTCGATGTCATATTCACCCAACTCTACTGTCCATTTTATCATTCGCCCGGATACTTCGGAATGAGTCATGATCCTACCCAGAGGACTATTGGTAAGAACAATAACCTGATGTGACAGAAAGTAAGGTCTTAGCTTTCGGGCGGTCATGACTAGGGCCAAAGCAATTTTCTCCACTTCGCTATACCGGAGCTCGGGCCCCCTCagagcatggctgacataaTAGACAGGTTTTTGATCAGTTCCTTCCTCTTTTATTAGAACAGAGCTGACAGCATACTCTGTAGCGGACATGTAGACATATAATTTTTCTCCAGGTTCTGGTTTCACCAACACCGGGAGCCCGGCAAGATGAATTTTCAAGTCCTGGAAGGCCTGTTCACATTTCTCATCCCATCCGAATTGCTGGGCCTTCCTTAAGATTTGAAAAAAAGGATAACTCCGGTGTGCTGATCGGGAAATAAATCTGGAAAGGGAAGCAATTCTCCCAGTTAGCTTTTGTACCTCCTTGACAGATCGGGGAGATGACATGCTTAGCACAGATTCGACTTTCTCTTGATTCACCTCGATCCCTCGGTCTGTCACAATGAATCCCAAGAATTTGCCACTCTTCACGCCAAAAATACACTTGGCAGGATTAAGCTTGATTCCATAATGCATGAGAGTCGCAAAAGTTTCTTCTAGATCACTAATAAAGCTGGCACCCTCTCGGGATTTGGATAGAATATTATCCACATAGACTTCCACATTCCGTCCCAGCTGCTTCTCAAAGACTTTATCCATCAGACGCTGGTAAGTAGCCCCTGCGttcttcaacccgaaaggcattacaatataacaaaatgtacctcccgaggtgatgaagctggctttgTCTTGATCCTTTTTAGCCAGAGGGATTTGATGGTACCCATGGTATGCGTCCATGAAACTTAGCAATTCATAGCCCGAGGTGGAATCCACCAGCTGATGAATCCTGGGCAAAGGATAATGATCTTTGGGGCACGCCTTGTTGAGATCGCGGAAGTCTACACACATGCGCCACCTCCCGGTAGATTTGGGTACCAAGACCACATTCGAAAGCCATGTGGGGAATTGAATTTCCCTAATGTGGCCAGCTTTCAGAAGCTCCTTAATTTGCGCATCAATTACTTTGTCCTTTTCAGGGCCAAAGTGcctctttttttgttttactgGGTGAGATCCCGGGAGGATGTTCAATTGATGTTCTGCTATCAAGGGAGAAATCCCTGTCAACTCCTGTTGGGACCAAGCAAACACatgaatattagtttttaaacaatGAATCAGACTGACCCGAGTGGATATACTGAGATCTCGGGCCACCCGGATTTGCTGGCCTGGTCCGATTTCTACTACTTCTTGTTCTTCCTCTGCCACAAAATGCACCTCTCCTCTCCCCATCGTTCTTTCCCCGTCCACCCTTGCCTTCTTCCCTTCCTTCCTTGTTCTACTCTGATCCGCCCGAACTGCCTCCACATAGCATTTCCGAGAGGATGGTTGATCTCCTCGGACTTCTCCCACCCGAGCTCCTACtggaaattttatcttttggtggTATGTGGATGCTACGGCTCTCAATTCGTTCATAGCCGGTCTCcccaaaatgatattatatgatgacgGGGAATCCACTACGGTGAATGAAGTCATCACCGTCCTCTTAAGATCCTGAGAACCCAAGGTTAATGGCAACATGATCTCCCCTTCCGGGTAAACCATATGGCCAGCAAAACCAAAGAGGGCAGTCTCCACAGCCTCTAGGTGGTAgccctgcaaatccatctgtacaaaggcatctttaaaaattacatttacagaGCTGCCTGAGTCCACAAAGACCCGTAGAATATCATAATTCGCCACTCGGGCTTGGATCACCAGGGTGTCGTTGTGGGGCAGACTCACCCCTCTCAAATCTTCCGGGCCAAAACTAATGATCGCCTCATTCCTTCTTGCTCCTTCTACCTCCAAACATTCCTTCCTGCTTCTCCCCTTCCTCGCCCGGTTAGAATCTCCATCAGTAGAGCCTcctaatatcattttgatcattccTGTGGCAGGGGGCGAATTCTTTTTTCTCTCGGGCTCAGGCTCCCTTCTTCTACTGGGCTCAATCCTCGGGATATTCCTCACACTTCCTCCTCGGGTGCTGGATCCTGGTGGCCGAGATGTCCAAGGTGGCACTCTCGGCCTCTGGCTATTGTTACTGGGTCCTGGGATGGAGGATGAGGCATAATTCCCCTTTAGTTCCTTGCAGTTTTCAGTGTTATGGTGGCATACTTTGTGAAAAGAGCAAAATCCACTTTTTTTTGGCCGGGATAACTGATGATCTGGGGCCAAATCTCTGCTACACTCCTGCACTTCCCTCTCCCGAGCAATTTTCAGAGGCACGTGGTGAGAAAAGTGCCCCGTATTGCCTCTTTTCTGTCCCCTCTCCTCGGGCTTAGACATCCGGTCTCCTTTTTCTTTTCTCACAGAGTCCCTCTTTTGTTTCTGGGCTTCCTccatattgatatatttttctgctCGCGACAATAGATCCTCGAAATCTCCCGGCACCTTCTTAGTAAGTGACTTGAAGAACTCGCCCTCTCTCAAACCCCAGGTGAATGCAGTAGTCTTCGTTTCAGTGGCACAAGTAGGGACGTCTAGGGCCACTCTGTTGAATCTTCTGATATAGGCCCTTAAACTCTCTTCTGGGTTCTGCTTAACTTCAAAAAGGCTAAAAGCAGTCTTTTTGTACTTTTTACTGCTGCTAAAACGGTGTAAAAACACCTTCTGGAAGTCTTTAAAGGAACTGATACTTTGGGAAGTCAAGCCTTCGAACCACCTCTGAGCTGAATCCACCAGTGTTGTTAGGAACACCTTGCACTTGATTCTATcagtgtaacagtgcaacatggccatattttcaaacctGGCCAGGTGTTCCTCCGGGTCTGCATTgccatcatagtctttcaccttCGCAGATTTGAAATTTCCAGGAAGAGGCTCCCGGACGATGATATCAGAAAACGGGCATCCTCTCGGGACTGCCCGGACAACGCTCCGTCTTTCCAATTGTCCTTCCAAGACCCTCATCTTCTGCCTTAATTCCATCAATTCCTCTGCCACGGTAGGAGATTTGGACCTAGCACTGGATCCCTCGTCTTCTCCTACCATCTCGTTATCCCTCCTTCCCTGCCcctgctcctgctcctgctcaAGTCCCTGATCACGTCCCTGTTTATCACCGGGTGGTGTGACAGGGTGAGAGACCTCCTTCCTGGCCATAGCTAGCACAAAGGCATCGGCCATCATTTTCTTTAACTCTTTAGGGATCAGGGTAATGAGGTTTGTTCCAATGTTATTAACATCAGCTTGTCTTGAAGTTTGCCCCCCATCACCCTGGGCGTGAGAATTACCCTGGTTGGTTCTTCTCgtacgagccatatcaacgtcttgaACTCAGTGTTTTTctcacagacggcgccaatgatgtgatctcgTTAAAATAGGTGAGACGGGTACGGGGCTTCAacggaccaaatcaataatttataatgtttgaaaatttgagtgaatataatggcttggatcaacacctgtaaacaagaaagtaactcgtgaatgggcgtcggagggatgtccggcgtggccactccgatgcttaagtcagcaggcttttttatgaacacaagcaatatttgaagggaaatatgtaagtgcttttAGTTCGAAGATTTCCGAATGTTTAAATGAtactaatacctgctatttatagtagaaaatgggataggtacctcgattcttgtgccacctactaagtatggcaagtcggctgcctatacttgtagcttctgatgacttctaggacactccaagcccaagtgGTCATGACGGATTAGGCTGCCTGTAtcgatcacactcgagtgtggtgcaattctcgaggtggcctggGTAGTTGGTTATCTGGGTACCTGTATGACAAACCGGGTGGAGAAGAAGTGCCCGGGCAGCTGTCTTCTGATCCGGGCTATTCAACCGATAACCCGGGTCATCACTAACCCGGAAATGGTCACCATTATCCCGGACCCTTACAGGGGTATCATTTACATTTCTTATCCACTTTACCAGAAGTTACTCCTGAGAACTGCTACTTGTCATAGGAAGAAACACTAATTATTGTTAATTTACTTGATGAAATAGTATAGATTATACTAGAGAGGTGTTGTATGACTATCTATACGATGATATCGgtgtatttttatattttatttaactaTTTTTGCACATTGGCTTTGTTGAAACGATATACAGACGAGATACGTGTTGAACACTCTATGTGTGATTTTACacttcaattaaataaataatggatGAATACAGGGCGGAGCTACCATTgggtaacttttttttttttttttgtttaaaaaaattagtatttttaaattttaaatttttttcagcCAATATTAAATATAGAACAAATTTTTTatcagttttttttattttttagtctcatgtttaaaaattaaaaataaaacaactcccACGAATCATAATTCATTACTATGTATTCGTTGGTTTGTTGTCATATGTTATGAAATTATGCAACTTTGAGATAAAAATTCAACGACTCTAAAATTATATTGAATATTTAGTTGTGATTATTTGAGTTGCAATAATATTGTCTTATGATGTatatgaattttggagtttgaATATAAAAATCTATTGTTGCAAATTTTTGGAATAATAATCAATTGGTTGAAATGTTTGATGATTATTTATGTGTAATTTTTATTGGACttattttgtgatttttctatttattataaccgaaaattgaataattttgaaatttgaaaataattctTTGTTATACAATTTTGGAATATTGAATTTTTCTAGTTAAGTAACTCAAGGaatgaagaaaataaaaactGTCAAGTTATTTTTAAACCAAAAGAGCATATATCAACAAATAATGGGCAAACATCAATTACAGTCTATGAGTGAACATAATATCGATTTCAACTGAAATAACAGATCGAAatgaattaatttgaaaatttggttAGTTGTtgaggtgcaataattgtctctatTAGTAGAGTGATCGAACAATGACGCTTGGGCTGCcgtacaatttaaaatatttgagttgcacaattaccaccagttatagcttttggtaaaacgacaaaTATTTGGTCCTACATTTGGTTTATTCGGAAGTTcggtttaaattttttaaaacatatgttaattcggttcgatttcagtttttaatataaaatttcagttAATCTAACAaacttttataaataaaattaatattattaaattttctaataaaatttataaaaaataaatattacaatttctaataaaatttattagacAATAGtactatatttaaaaatatttttttaataaataaaatttaaatttatttaatccaATTTTTATATTAcacttttttatttaaaacatgagtatttaaaaaaaaaactgtaaAATTTCGGTGGATTGTGTTACTGATCGAAATAATCGATTTTTTCGATTTGGTTCGTTAGGTTTTCGTATTAAAGTTCGATCGGTTTGGTTTGTCGGGAAAAAAATTAGGTTAACTCgatttttgaaaattcggtTCGATTTTAACTGAATCTATTACTGTCTAATACATGATGAAGTCTGCCTCAGGTACTTATGAATCCTGGCTCCGCCCGTGGATGAACGTTTGTTTTTTTAAGTTGCAAGCAAGTTCAGTTGATAATTGAAAATTTTTTAGTTGACCGGTGAACTTTTGGGTTGATAGCAAAGTTTTTTAATGTAAACTTCTTGTGTTTCCTaggaattttaattttaaaaggaTCTCTAAATTGTGAGGATGTCTCAATATATTTTAACTAATGTCCATCGGCACacaatgtatacatatataataaAGCTTTTTagtattaaataatatttgtgTGAAATatctaaaaattatattaaaataaaatatgataatttttaaGTAAATGAAGTTGGATCTTTTTTTAATTTGACAATGACCAAAGAAATAGTTATTATAGCCCTTCAGGCTTTATAATGTAATATTTAGTATATGTTAGGATCAAACGTTTAGTAGTAAGTCAAAAACTATAGTTGTTAGTTAAGACGCAActctatttttttatatttgtggCACTGCAGAGTGCTCATACTTAAGTGCTAATCGGTAAGTATGTAAGACACATGAATCCGAAAGGTGTGTGCCTCTCTGTTGGCGTTATCTCATATTTTTTAGAGATCAGTCTTACCATTTCTCTATCGTCGGTCAATCAGATCAAGCGGCGCAACTTGACACACGAGAACTTCCAAGAGGTCACTTTTCTCATTAATACTTTCATTCATGTATGCTTAACTCAATATTCTCCCCCAgaagaataaaaatatgttttttgagAGACTTGAATTCATAACCTCGTTCTGTTACCAATTATTATGATCAAACGCTTACCATTAGGCCAAAATCTGTAGCTCTTAGCCAAGACACAACTTTATTTCTTTATACGTGCATCTGCTTGGCTGCTAATAGGTCGGGCTGTTAGGCTCATGAGTTCGGGAAGATGTGTGTGTCTGTTAGTACTGTCTCGTATCACTTAGAGATCAGTCTTACAATTTTCATATTACCGGCCCTATCCCCAAAAGAAACAGTATTACCTGTTAAAATCTGGTGTCACACTTTTTATGACCCACCTCATCAACTAGATCAAGAATCGCACACGCTTAACCCAAGAGTacgaaatatatatatgtatagtgCACATCCACATGTACACTTATGTAAGCACTGGTGAGGTGACACTCATATATTACATGTAATGAAACATAGAAAAATTGTTCATCTAGTAGGAGAGTATCACGTCATCGATGCTCACATAAGTATACACGGTAGGGGTGTTTGgctaaattaattttaaatagtaTGTAATCTTTTAAAATGTTCACATGAAATAAAATACTCACTAGAGCTTATAGATGTGTATTATAATTTCGTTTTTATaatcataattataaaattaggACATTATAACATGAAATTAATATAACTAAACACTTTTGCATATATTCGAGGATAAGTTATCTTATtattaaatcttgaaaatttgagtTGGAGTAGTTAATTATTGGGAAAATAACTCTTgataaaactaatttttcaaattttgaatttcgatccattaagttttgattttggtACACTGACTGACTATTTCGGTTgtgaataaatctagcaagcggattagttcaagttatagtaaattgatgatgagtccaagtatcgatctcatagagactaatatttaattactagaatttcaCATTTAAGTTAagctagacaaaataaataaaaagatgatatgtgaattattaatataaactattaaataaaataattgtaaCTAAAAACGACGGATTCAACGATCGAGGAGATATTCAACTTCAAGTAAAGAACTAAGACACACAACGGTACCAAATTCTACTATGTTGACACGtattaaaattcaattaattatttaatttttgacaATTACTGTGAAATctccaattttatttattaaacgattacTCGAGTtaaaaaacatatttaaatctaacagtccaattatttctaattgaatttaattatgtctaaatgcattaaatctttgtagaatttaagttttaacctaaaaccgcacactgaaaccgaatattatttctagtcagtttaaACATGTGCTGATGAcgtctttgttgctatatttaatcaatcatcttccgattcgtgattaatcgacaaatatttaaataattgatcagactattaaaaagaaatattaaaccaacatcaataaataattaaaatcaagaaaaagaatatatttaacataaaccaaatttcaaacaaaatattgtttGGCCTTATCGTAGTCATAGCCTAAATAAATCTACTCcataaatttcaaaacaaaagtGCAAACCCAATTTTAAATTCAATGAAGAAAACATAATTAGAAAGAATGAAGAAAACATAATTAGAAAGAATGAAAGGAATTCTCAGTGATTTGTGGCGTGCGTTGATAAATTCTTCatgcttctgctcctttcttCTACCTCCTTTGCTTCTCTGCCTCTCTCTCCTCACGCCTCTTCTGCGctgctcttttttttttttaatttttttacgcTTTCCCTCTTGTTTCTCACATATGCTGCCTTTTATATTTCTTAATGAGCCCAATCTTCCAACTCCTTGAAGCAAATATCAGGTTTAAACATTGTAGATAAGATTGTagagattttatttttcaattttgagGCTTCTTCACTATCAATATCTGCacaaatttttttccaaaatttcaatattttcaagataataaaatataataatattttatttcctttcttttgttattttgtttccttTGAAATTTTGTAAAATCATCTTATATCCCAAATTAGgcatttttcatcttttattcaaatttataaATCTTATAAAATTCGTCATAGTGGTGACATGACATCATAAAATACCGTCATGACAACAAAAAATGCTCACGTGGCAACGGAACACGCTGACTTATCTGATGTCATGTCAGTAACTAGAATAAATATAGCAAAAATTAAAAACTAATGtacgaaaatcaaaatttgaaaactcaGTGTACCAGAAACCCAAAATTGAACAATTTAGTagaccaaatttttttttccccttAACTATTTAATGACCTTATTTTGACATCCTCTTAGttcgtttaatttttttttaccaaatacaattttttctttttagagATTGATCAAATACATTTTCAGACCTTATAAGTTGTTTTGAAAGAGAAATAAGCCTTTTGTTTTAATATTTGGAGACATGGTTTTTACACGGGTCTCTCCACTTGATTCCTTGTCCAAATTTTCGTTGTAGTGATCTAATGGGCGATGATTTATTAAGAAAAGGGAAAAGAGAATCCCAATAGAGTGGATGAATATAAGAAGAAAAGTGTTGGCACAAGATGTTGATAATAATAGGGAACAAGATTACATTTTTATGATAAGATATATATGGATGATACTGCAAACTTCACTTCGTGAAATAAGGAGAAAAGAAGCAAAGAGATGATGAATCATATCAGGATTGGGAATTGGGGATTGAGAATATTAGAGGACCACTACCACCTTGTTCCACATGATAGGGTTTTCATCATAGTTGACATCAAATTATGCTATGATGAATAATTATGCACTGCAGTTTGAGCGACAAAAGATGTTTCAGCAGTAACATATTGTTCCACGGAGCTAAGATCCAAAATATGGAAGAAAGAAACGTTTCCACCACTCTATCACCCAGTCAATTCTCTTCCACTTAATCCCTCTTTCATAGCCACATATCTTTCTGGCTAAGGAATGAGAAATCTTTCTCCTGTTACATGAATACAATTTTCATTCgtatatcatattattaatttttcaacCAATTAAAATCATTTGACAAAAAACCTAATGTAATTATATAATGGTGGATGTTGGAGGACAAGAAGAATCTTGATTGGCCCTCACCAAAGaagatttatgaaataattaggGCATCTGAAAGGGCCAATTCAAAGAAGATGCCAAGTACTTCTGTTCGGCCGACTTAAACCATGATCATGGGATCAGTTCCTCAAGTAATTGTTTCGTATAATAGGACATATCGCAATTGGCTTGTGGCCCCTAAATTTATTGAAAGAGAGCCAATTATTTTTTTAGCACAATTgaagttttatattattttcgtTCCTAGATATTATAACTTTACATATATCTAAATAAAGAGTGACAGGAAAATATGTCTCGGTATGAaagatataatttattttaaaattatttttttcttttatttcacaTTATTGCCATCAAAATATAGATTTTTGACTTTTTAGCAGTGTTCTAAAAAGCGGTAGGCGGGCAGTTATCTACCGCCTATCGCCTAGGCGACTAGGCGGTGCCTAGGCGGTTGTCTAGGCGGTttttttaaagcttaaattcATTAAGTAGTTCATTAGTATTATGTTTGTATatgaaatatattattataaaatttaaaattgtaataataaatatatattaataaatttttatatattaatcaTCAACATCAGTTTACTACTTTACTACAACCGTTGtacaatgaaaattaaatttgttcAACATTTTTTCCAACATAATATATTGATATTAAACCTAAACATCTAACTCTTCTAGTTCATCTCAATATTTTTCCAATACTTCTTCTGTATcggattc from the Primulina tabacum isolate GXHZ01 chromosome 8, ASM2559414v2, whole genome shotgun sequence genome contains:
- the LOC142554767 gene encoding uncharacterized protein LOC142554767; this encodes MARTRRTNQGNSHAQGDGGQTSRQADVNNIGTNLITLIPKELKKMMADAFVLAMARKEVSHPVTPPGDKQGRDQGLEQEQEQGQGRRDNEMVGEDEGSSARSKSPTVAEELMELRQKMRVLEGQLERRSVVRAVPRGCPFSDIIVREPLPGNFKSAKVKDYDGNADPEEHLARFENMAMLHCYTDRIKCKVFLTTLVDSAQRWFEGLTSQSISSFKDFQKVFLHRFSSSKKYKKTAFSLFEVKQNPEESLRAYIRRFNRVALDVPTCATETKTTAFTWGLREGEFFKSLTKKVPGDFEDLLSRAEKYINMEEAQKQKRDSVRKEKGDRMSKPEERGQKRGNTGHFSHHVPLKIAREREVQECSRDLAPDHQLSRPKKSGFCSFHKVCHHNTENCKELKGNYASSSIPGPSNNSQRPRVPPWTSRPPGSSTRGGSVRNIPRIEPSRRREPEPERKKNSPPATGMIKMILGGSTDGDSNRARKGRSRKECLEVEGARRNEAIISFGPEDLRGMDLQGYHLEAVETALFGFAGHMVYPEGEIMLPLTLGSQDLKRTVMTSFTVVDSPSSYNIILGRPAMNELRAVASTYHQKIKFPVGARVGEVRGDQPSSRKCYVEAVRADQSRTRKEGKKARVDGERTMGRGEVHFVAEEEQEELTGISPLIAEHQLNILPGSHPVKQKKRHFGPEKDKVIDAQIKELLKAGHIREIQFPTWLSNVVLNAGATYQRLMDKVFEKQLGRNVEVYVDNILSKSREGASFISDLEETFATLMHYGIKLNPAKCIFGVKSGKFLGFIVTDRGIEVNQEKVESVLSMSSPRSVKEVQKLTGRIASLSRFISRSAHRSYPFFQILRKAQQFGWDEKCEQAFQDLKIHLAGLPVLVKPEPGEKLYVYMSATEYAVSSVLIKEEGTDQKPVYYVSHALRGPELRYSEVEKIALALVMTARKLRPYFLSHQVIVLTNSPLGRIMTHSEVSGRMIKWTVELGEYDIEYKPRMAIKAQALSDFLSEMIQPSEEEVWKVSVDGASSLMGCGVGVVLVSPLGEKVKLALRIDSRITNNEAEYEAVLAGIRAAREVGASRIILYSNSQLITQQIKGIYEAKDDKMLKYLRLIRAQAESFMDWSIEQVPREENSEADALAKMAASLSEVNTREMLHITRLVLSTEEEASPMPEDSWMTPLIAYITNHELPEDKARAQKIKRQAPRFVLLNKILYRRSFQGQLLKCLNEKEVDYVLREIHEGCCAEHLGGMSLTRKTMLAGFWWSTLKQDSAHLVQICEGCQHHSNFSYSPATLMKPIWASCPFDQ